From bacterium:
TTCATTATACAGGCATTTCAAAAGCAAAGATGAGCTGGCATGGCATATATTCTCCGCAAATCTGAATGAATTTTCACAGAATTTAATCAAAGCCGTAGAAAACAAAAAAAACGCAAAGGATAAAATTAAAATATTTATATCACAAAGCCTCGCCTCATTCGAAAAGGACAGGGTCCTTTTTACATACATGCTTATCTCTGAACACCGCGAATTAAATAAGTTCCCTAAAAATTTTATTCACCCGGGCCATGTAGCGCTTAAAATCATTGAAGAAGGCCAGAAAAAAGGGGAGTTAAAAAAAATAAATATTTATGTTGCCGGTTCAATTTTTGTCGGAAGCCTTATACGCCTTTGCGCGGTAAGAATGTATGGAAATATTAAAGACGATATTAGAAATTATGAAGAGGATATTTTCTCAAGCATTTGGAATGCGCTAAAAAATGAATAAAAATCAGGGAGAAATTTATGAATGACAATAACAAAAAACCCAAATCTTTATCATGGGGAAACAAGGAATTCCTGGCGCTTAACATAACTCAGGCATTAGGCGCTTTGAATGATAACGCGTTTAAAATGATGGTTACTCTGCTAATTGTTGACTTGATTGTAAATCCTCAAATTGGAAGCCGTTATGTATCACTAGTCAGCGCTGTATTTGTTATCCCTTTTATTTTATTTTCAACTTTCGCGGGTTTTTTGGCGGACCGGTTCAGCAAACGCACAGTGCTGATTTATTCAAAAGCCATGGAAATCGCTGTAATGGGTATTGGCGTTCTTGCTTTGTATTTAAAAAGCGTGCCTTTTATGATTGCCACCTTATTTTTTATGGCGCTGCAAAGCACTTTTTTCGGGCCCGCGAAATACGGCATACTTCCGGAAATGCTCGACAGCAGGGAGCTTTCAAACGCAAACGGTATTTTAAATCTATATACATTTTTAGCGATTATTCTTGGAACAGTAACCGGCGGGATATTTTTACATATAACAAAACCTGATTATTATTTAGCGGGATTTGGATTTGTTTTAATAGCGGTTTTAGGAACAATTTCAAGTTTTTTTATAACGGATGTCCCTCCGGCGGCCTG
This genomic window contains:
- a CDS encoding helix-turn-helix domain-containing protein; its protein translation is MNLIINDNKKNTLLPKIMRAAVNLFIKKGVNATTTKDIAKKAKVAEGSLYRHFKSKDELAWHIFSANLNEFSQNLIKAVENKKNAKDKIKIFISQSLASFEKDRVLFTYMLISEHRELNKFPKNFIHPGHVALKIIEEGQKKGELKKINIYVAGSIFVGSLIRLCAVRMYGNIKDDIRNYEEDIFSSIWNALKNE